Genomic window (Equus quagga isolate Etosha38 chromosome 12, UCLA_HA_Equagga_1.0, whole genome shotgun sequence):
TGGAAGGCCCCCTCCCTGGGACGCTGGACCCCCTCACAGCActtggtggggaggaggcagctgtgTCCCCTGGAGCTTCCTTGCAGCCCCTTGGAGAGGAGGCCAAGAGCCTGGGGAGAGCTGGGGGTCGTGCAAAGCCCACGAGGTGTGGGGTGGTTAGCCTGGGTCCCAGGACCAGGGGGGCAATCTGGTGGCCCGGAGGAGGGAGTCTTCGGCCCCTTCAACCCACCAGCCCCGGGTCATGTATCAGAGGCTGCTTTCTCAAGCTGAGCCCATTTGACTGTCTTCCCTCCCCTAGCCCCATAGCCCTGgtgtccccactcccaccccaggcctgagATGGGACCTGCCCTGCTGCCCACAAAATAGGGACCTGGCAGGGGTAAGAACTGGGGCAAGCTGGCTATCAGCTTCCTTGGGGCTCCCCCACCCTTGAACCTACTGGGTCTGCGTTTCTCCTTTCCCCCATAGAAGCTCCCCTACCCCCATGTTCCTGCCTCAGAGGGGAGTGATGGGAACATGACAAAAAGCTGTCCCCAAGGCCCCCGGTCTCTGAGCCCCTGGACCCTGCTCTGGGTGTATGTGGGTGGGGCGTCCTCAGCTTCCCCCGGGAGCCTGCTccacccagcctgtgggaatGGCACTGAGTCCATGTTGGCCCCTTGCCTCCATAACTGCGGCCCCGTGGACCACCACGGGGCTGCAGGCAGCAGTTCCCTTTCCTGAGGCAGCCAGGATAAAGCCCTCTGTCCCCACCACCTTGGGTGTGTGCCCTTCTTGGTCCTTGTCTTCTCACGGGGCTAAGCCTCCCAGTGGGGTCCCGCACACCtgactgtcccctcccccaccactccTGGGCCAGGGCCTGACCCTTCTCCATACATACCAGCCCCTGGGGTCCCCCTCGCCCCATTCCCAGGGGGCTGTGTCAAGGGACAGGGCTCACAGACCCCCAGCTTCTTCTGGGCAGCCAGAAAGCTTGGAGACGGTCTCCAGGAGACCCCTGTCTGTCCCCGTCCCTGAGTCCGGAGAGCCGCAATCACAGTCTTGACAGCTCCTGTCACACCATGCCATACTGCTGCCAATGACAGCCCGGAGGCCGGTACCACTCCCCCTGCCGCCCCCCTCCGCGCACAGACAGGCCCACGTGTGTCCCCAGATGCCTGAATCACTGCTGACGCCTTGGGACCTGGTGGCCGTGGGCTCCTGGGGAGccacaggggaaggggagtggcgGCCACGTTGCCTCTGGGGGAACACCTGCGGACATAAATAGGCAGCCAGCGAAGGCAGCGCAGCACAGTCCACAGAGCAGCATCGCTCACTGTGCCCACCTGCGCCAGGATGCCTGACACCATGCTGCCCGCCTGCTTTCTCGGCCTGCTGGCCTTTACCTCCGCTTGCTACTTCCAGAACTGCCCGAGGGGTGGCAAGAGGGCCATGTCCGACCTGGAGCTGAGACAGGTACAACCACAGCCATCTGAGGGCTGCCGGGAAGGGGCCGAGTCCCAGGGCCAGTACCACAGTGCAAGGGCTAGGCAAGGGCGATGTCGTGGGAGAGGCAGGCTTTAGGGGAGTGcccagcagaaggagagaggctTGGCATGGCCAGGCAGAGGGCACCAGGCTGCCAGCAGGCTAGGGGGTGCGGCAGGGCTTCCTGGAACCATCCTCATCTAGACAAGGGGTGCAGGAAACAGACGTTTCCCCAGTAACTGGGATTGGGGCTAGGTGAGGAGAACTGGGCAGTAAAGCCTCCTCTGTGCCCATGGGTGCCTATCATCCAGGACTGGCTGGAGCAGCAGAGGATCTGTCCACCCTGGCGTTCGGGGCCTTCTGCATccagctcccagcctctcctAGCCACTGGCTTCCCCGCCCCCAGCCAGAAGCAGGCCATTTCTCCGAGCTTGCTTGAGTGGGAGGTGTCACCCAAGCACCCTGTAAGAAAGTTCTGCTGGGTACCTAGCCCAATTCTCTCGTGCTGCATGTCCAGGCgatttccttttattctattttcagcAGAGCTGAAGGAAATCCAGTTACCATGTTCAATTCTTTCCAGGTTACAGGCGGCTCAATTTTGAGCTAGTGAACAAGCTAGGGTGTGTAGGGGGGCAGCACCTACCTTCCCTCTGCTTGGCACCTTTGGGAGCCTGAGTCCCCCCTGGTGCCTCATGACCCCCTCTAGGGCTCAGGCCTCTGCCACTCACGTGGTTAGTCCACAAGCAGGTAAGCGGAGGTCAGGGTTCCAGTGAGATCCATcagctggggggcgggggtggagggcaAGGCTGGAGAAGGGACAGGAAATGGGAGGAAGGGCCTGGATATGTCGGGGCAGGCGGGGCCCcgcctcacccccaccccccttcccgcGCCACGCGGTAGGGTGCGAGGTGCTAGAGATCCAGCTTGAGCCAAGGGGCAGGGGAGAAAGGTCTAGATTTGGGGGTGGGTGATGGGCAGCCGAGAGAGGAGGAAGGTCTCCCCCATGCTGCAGCCCATGCGAAACCCCGCCCTCAACGGAGCGGGAGGATGCTGAAGGCTGTCACCGAGAGCCGGTTCTCAGTCACCTGAAAACAAGGGGAGTTTAGATTTTGACCCCCCTCCTTTGACCGTTCTGGGGCCAGAACAGCGCCAGAGCGACCCCGAACCTCCGGGGCTCCTCTGCCGGCCCTCGCCGCCCAGAGGGGCCCGGACTCCCCGCCCGGCTCACCCTCCTGCCTCGCGGGTCCCCCGACGGAGCCCGGCTCGCCGCCCCGGCTGCCGGCTCACCCCTGCCCTCCCGCCAGTGCCTCCCCTGCGGCCCCGGGGGCAAAGGGCGCTGCTTCGGGCCCAGCATCTGCTGCGGGGACGAGCTGGGCTGCTTCGTGGGCACGGCCGAGGCGCTGCGCTGCCAGGAGGAGAACTACCTGCCGTCGCCCTGCCAGTCGGGCCAGAAGCCTTGCGGGAGCGGGGGCCGCTGCGCCGCCGCCGGCATCTGCTGCAACGACGGTGCGCGCGCGGCGGGGTGGCCTGGGTCCGGCCCGGGGCGGGCGGGGTGGCACCGGGACCCGgtggggcgggcggggcgggccgATCTGGGTCTGGTCCCGGCGCGGGCAGTGCGGGCACCCGAGTTGCGCCCCCAGCCGCCCGCGCCGCCGCTCAGACCGTGCCCCCTGCAGAGAGCTGCGTGACGGAGCCCGAGTGCCGGGAGGGCGCCGGCCTCCCCCGCCGCGCCCGCGCCAGCGACCGGAGCAACGCCACCCAGCTGGACGGCCCGGCCGGGGCCCTGCTGCTGCGGCTGGTGCAGCTGGCCGGGGCGCCCGAGCCCGGAGAGCCCGGCGTCTACTGAGGCCCCGCCGCCCTGCCCGCCCTCGCAACACGAAAAATAAACCTTCTAAACTGCACTGGCCGGTGTCTGTCTCCGTCTCtcggggtggggatgggagcggggcggggggcgTGGTGGTGGGAAGATGGAGCGCGGACACCGCAGCCCCCGCCCCAGCCAGTCCCCAGATCCTGTAGGGGAAGAGATCTTGGGCCCGCAGAGTTCTAGACAAAACTAAGGACCGGGCGACCTGGAGGGGTGAGGAGAGACAGGAACAGGACGAGACTGGCCGTGGAGGAGCTGGGTTCGGGGATCCTCTGGCAGAGGGATAGAAgtaaaggcagagaaggagaaagacacgTGTGAACAAGATagcaagagagacagaaatagtagaacgatggagagagagagacatcgagagtgatggagagaagagagagagaaaggcagaagggaaCGACAGCCAAGGGGTGACCAGGAGTTCCTGTCCCCATTTACATcccaggagactgaggcacaaagagcTTCATGGACCCACCCAGGTCCCCAGATTCCCAGTCCACTGTCTATTTCATCCAAGGCTGTGCTTTGCGCTGGGGCGTGCCGGGAAGTGGGGGGGCGCGGGGTCGGGGAGGCAACATCACCCCAGAGCCAGCAGAGAGAGGGCCAGGTGCAATCTGTCCAGGAGGAAACTGAACTCCCCCCACTGGGGCCCCTCAGCCAGTGTGGGAGACTGAGAACCTAGCTACATGTTTTCGtcgttccccccacccccttccagctacacaaaccacacacacactgagaCAAACATGGACCATGGACAAGAGAATAATTGTTAGGGATGTGCTCTGTGATTCTTGACCACAGTCACAGATCCAGACCGTGAGATACTCAATCAGAagcacagacacacccagagaaACACAGATGACGGACACCATGACGGGCAGGCTCATGTACACACTCGCACGTGCGCACTCACATTAGGACCTTCCATCCTTTGACACATGCAGCTTCAGGGCAGATGTCCGCTGGCATTTGGCCATTgctcttctctgtccttctttgTCCCCTCCATCTCATCCTCCCCTTTATCCCCTTTCCGGGGCACTCCCCTCtcttgtcccccccccccccccagctcctTGGCcctctcttgcttctctctttgtcaccctgcctccctctcctgcctcttctgcccCCTCACCCCTCCATTACCTCTCATCCTCTCTCTGCCCGCTCTGTTCTCTGCATCCTCTACTTGGGATTTATTGCTCCAGGACTTGATGCCACACGGGGCTACATCTCCTCTGGAATCCTCTGCTGatttggaggccagaagggagCACAGGCAGAGAGGAGTCACCTTGAGCCCTGACCCCAACACCCGGTCTTGGGGCAGAGCCTCCTGACTCAGTCTCAGTTAGCCTTGGCCGGGGTCCAGGTGCCAAGCCAAGATCAGGCTGTCTTCTGTCTTAGAGCTCCGCTTTGCTCTCACCGCTGACCCAGGCCAGTGTCCAGCATGAGTAAGTctagcatgtgtgtgtgtgtgtgtgtgtgtgtttgtgtaggaGCCCTGCAGGCTTCTATCCCTGCCGtggcctcctgcctctgccccgcTGCGGCCCACTCAGGGCCAGTCCCCAGGTCCGGGAAGGGCTGGAGCAGGACCAGACCTAAGGGGAATTTAGTACCCCTTCTAgatggagggaggtgggaagggcagctggtttttaaaaaatggatcacagagctaaatgtaaaatctaaaactataaaacatcttgaggaaaaacaggagaaattctTTATGACCTCGagataggcaaagattttttagctccaacaccaaaagcaaaagccataaaagaagaaatttgatacatttggaattcatcaaaattaagaacttctgctctttaaaggacaatatcaagagaatgaaatgcaagccacagactgggagaaaagatttACAACCACATGACGCATAAAGGACTTATATCcggaatatataaagacctcCCCAAACTCAATAATAATACAACCCAacttttaaaatgggcaaaagattgaAGCAAATACTTCACCAAATAAGATgtatagatggcaaataaacacatgtaaaggtgttcaacatcattaatcattaggaaaatgcaaattaaaaccacagtgatatATCCATTAcaagggctttttttttaaaaaaaaaaaaaaacaagagagagctGATCATATCAGCtgctgacaaggatatggagcaattggaactctcagctattgttggtgaggatgcaagATCAGTCAACCACTCTGAAAAACAGTCTCatagtttctcataaagttaaccTTAAAATTACCATTTCACCCAGCAACCCCATTAATATAATAGGTAGTTACCAAGTGAAATGAATAtctacattcacacaaaaacctgcgtGTGGATGTTCACAGTGGCTCTATTCGTGATCACCAAAGCTTTATATGTTTTAAACAGATTGAActatgatccgttttgagttagtttttgtagaGAGCGCCAGCTACGGCTCGACGTTCGTGTTTTGCATCTGGACATCCATTTGTCCCGgcactgtttgttgaaatgaCTATTCTTTCGCCACTCAATCGTCTTCATAACTTTCTCGAAATCTCTGAGCTATCTGCATGTGAGTCCGTTTCTGGCCTCTaatctgctccattgatctgcaGATCCGTCctttctccagccccaccctgtcTCGAACATGGTAGCTTTATAGAAAGTCTGGAAATCAGCTCGAGTGACTCTTCCAACtctgttctttctcagaattggTTTGGCTATTTTAGCTCCTTTGCCCTTTCATACCAATTTTAGAATCAACGTAATgatttctacagaaaaaaaatcctctgagaGTTTGATGGGAATTGTATAGTAATAGgattgtactggggggctttgggacgaagaaggaaaaaaaaaagattagcaacagatgttagcccagggccaatctttaaaaaaataaataaaaataaagaaagaaatctgctAGCAAGTGGGCTTCACAAAGCTGAGTAACAAGTTAGGGATGTTTACAAGTTAGAAATGTTCACCGTCCCAGGCACCAAGGGCTTCACAGCACTTTCCCCTTAAGCTTCTGCATTAGCCTGTGCTTCCTGGGGTGGCAGGCGGATCCCAAGAGGAAtcagagaggaaggggtggggtTGTGCACACTCCTTTCCTCGCAGACCCCCATCAGATCagctgcttctttctccccaggGAGGAGTATTAGCTCAAGGAAACCCCTCTACATGGAAAGAAATATCAGCACCTCTGCCCCATGGACAATCATCATTTATGATGCTGGAAAAAGTTTTGGTATAATTCCACACCATTCCAGATTTAAAAACTACACCATACTTAGTAGGTATGGAAGATAAGCGAACTTGCTTACCCAATGCATATAGACCcctacagaaaacagaaaatgctgCCCTTCAAACTTGTACTGGAGGGCCTCACCCATACAgtgtgacataaaaataaatcatagcaataaatgtttgatgggggtcggctccatggccgagaggttaagttcacgcactctgctttggcagcccagggtttccctggtttggatcctaggcgcagacacggcaccgctcatcaggccatgctgaggcagcatcccacatgccacagccaggaggacccacaactaaaacatacaactatgtactggggagatttggggagaaaaagcaggaggaaaaaaaaggagattcacaacagttgttagctcaggtgccaatcttaaaaaaaaacaaataataagtgttggatgATGCAGTTGAAGTTTATAGTTTTTAGACAGGAGAGCTCTGTCCTAAAGCTTCCCATAGCTGCAAAGAGCTCATCTCCGACGTTGCCCACAGTACCCAggtatgcacacatacacatttttatcTTACAAATTAGTATCATTTCATAATCCATATGTActaatttgtgcattttttagCAAAGTAAAtttgaagcatcttttcatatcagAAGAATTACTTCTACcacaatctttttgttttttagctttattATGAGAAagttcaaatatacaaaaaagtagaGCCAATAGACAAAGACCCCTCGGGGACCCCGCCCCTTTAGCTTCATTATCAACATGGGgtcacttatttcttttctacCCCCACCCCTGTGAACACTGCATTGTGCATCTCAAAAGAGAGGGACTCTTCTTAAAAACATGACCACAGATtgtcatcacacacacacacgcacgcacacaaaCCCCAATCGCAAATTCAACAGTATATTATCATCGTGAGATATTCAGGCACTGTTCGAATTTCCCCAAACGTTTCATGAATACATTCTTTGCAATTCGTTGACATCTGAGTCTGTCTTTTTTTAAGGCACAAAAGAGAATGTGGATCCTCATGGCCTTCTACTGTCTTATATTCCTGAACTTCTTGCAGGGAATAGCTTCCCATCTCCTTCTATTGTAATCCTTGCAAGCAGGTGTCATCATCAGATGACTTTTTTGTGTCTATATCACCTAGTGTAGCCTTGCTTGTTTAGttatgtattaaaataatgttatttttaataaattactttCCTTTTGTCTACTTTATATCCCTGCTAGGactaattatatatttttgaaattgtgtGTAGGTAGGCATATTATCTAGGAATTTCACTTCCTGCTAATAAAGTGAATTCACAAAGTACTAATTACACAAAGGGGGAGTTGGGAACCACTGCCCTGGACAAGCCCCAGGCACTTTGCGGGTCTGAGGGGGACATTCCAATGAGGACCAAGGCCCCTGGGAGCGAGCAACAGAGAGAAGAATGACAAGGAGCTCCATCTGGCCACTGAACGATGTCACTTGGCATGCGTTTCCTCAGCAactctcccagctcctcctcagctCGTCCGTGGGACCCAGGATGATGTCAGCTCTGGAACATCCCTAAGAAAAGAAGTATTCATTGGACCCTGTGTTTTTGAagctagaaaagaaaatactgcCGGCCTTTGGATCCCAGGGAAAGAACGGGACAGTGGGCAGATGCTAGAGGCCATGGGGGGACTCTGCACTCTCTCCCAAGGGTGGGGAAAGCTGGGCTGACACCCCTCTGCTCTGTGTTAGCCACTGGGGTTTGGAGGGTATGCAGGGCACTCAGGGCAGAGAGAGCGGTCCCAGGGGAGATCCTGGGCTTCCTGCTGACGTGGCAGGTGGACGAGCTTGGAAAAGCACAAACTGTAACCACATCTCTAGTGGAGGAGTATAGTTCCCACTGGTCACTTCCCCTTTCTGTCTGTGGTTTCTGAGGGACCACAGAACCTTGACGACTTTCCTCAGATACTCATGTGTATGTATCACATACTTCACCACAGCTGACTTGAACAGGACCCACTTTGACTCATCTCTCGTCCCTTCAGTGACTAacgccccctccacccctccctcgcCAAATAGGAGGCCGGAGGAGGGACCTGCTGGGACAGGCCCAGCAGGAGCCCCAGTCTAAGATGTTGGCCACTGGGCTTTCAAAAGCCTCATCTCTATTCTCTGCATACTTCTCAGCAATcataatctttttttcattttaaaaaacttttattcaaGTATAATATAATACAAAAGTCAACACATCACATTTGCAtagtttgatgaattttcatAGATGGAACACACCTGTTTTATCAGCTCTCAGGCCAAGAAATATGACCTGCACCCCAGAAGCCCCCTCCCAACCCTTCCAGTCACTGCCCCACCCAAGACCTCTAGCGCCATGGTttagttctgcctgtttttgtaatttatataaaGAAGCTTACAGACCTCTTTAGTATACTATCTCTCTCCACTCTGTCTGTGGAACCCACACACTGCTCAGGGTcgggtggggtgggaggcagctGAGCGCATTCCGGTTGCTCTGTAGTCCTTCTGATTCGGCCTCAACACagggttgacataagggaagccatattgtagaaaagaaggCATACTCtgactttgaatgacctctgactaacacAGCTGGATACGCACCCTCCAGGAGACACACATGCTTTATGGATTTATGGC
Coding sequences:
- the AVP gene encoding vasopressin-neurophysin 2-copeptin, translated to MPDTMLPACFLGLLAFTSACYFQNCPRGGKRAMSDLELRQCLPCGPGGKGRCFGPSICCGDELGCFVGTAEALRCQEENYLPSPCQSGQKPCGSGGRCAAAGICCNDESCVTEPECREGAGLPRRARASDRSNATQLDGPAGALLLRLVQLAGAPEPGEPGVY